In Thalassotalea fonticola, a single genomic region encodes these proteins:
- a CDS encoding TonB-dependent receptor produces MSRKNARSRTPSTQTFQQSSLAKAVSAAIITSMISLPAFATEQEEEEVEVIVITATKKNETLQEAPIAITALTGDFIQDVHLSNVKELVKFTPGATGNSADSFLDALSIRGIRTEDYGSGGDMSNGLFKNDLYEGRTGSAVSSMYDMDRAEIVRGPQAFLFGRNSIGGAISLHTKRAEIGSSEGHVNLDLGENNLIRVDGAINFDVSDNLAVRLAGLSHNEESYIDNLGPGGDLPDREITAFRLSTTYQPSDTLAIYTMVEYEERNQPGTGYRAVEEGEHWEMWDEIFGDQVNGGNGLKGGSADVDLDGGFYHKGYGTIDDAEALNIQIRVEKEFSFADLTVSAGYKDHDYFYAEDLDGGPLPIEDWKMDQSGDYTQLEARLNSNGDGKLGWYVGASYYEESLDVYVENSFNEDILCDYYYSSYYDLGTSGCDELFNDYYGYAGTYYEFSHYREDHALVESVIHDGQFDGWAVYANLDYQITETVNVEFGARHSSDSKEFSIDVPAPDSYLGAWWYYGFTTAEPIKDSKTWTDTAVKALVRWRPQDDMMFYASYTEGYKAGGFASFSLGTNALGEDVPWQTYDLTNESGYPLETFDPETIDSYEIGYKDSFFEGNTDIALTAFYYDYGGLQVNASEPNTGASIVKNVGSTEAYGLEGTITSSLGEYWKLYLGLSYLDTEVTDLHDVCLGPTGTGEPGSDHCEGRALYWAPEITGAAVLDGAYPLDSGAAITASLEVYWEDERGGGFEYLPETELEATYTAAVRLGYESASNWWVQAYVDNVTDEEGYDSAYNGVGVVPAVHWSVFKPRTMGVRMGMTWE; encoded by the coding sequence GTTTCAGCTGCCATTATCACATCAATGATCTCACTCCCTGCTTTTGCTACCGAACAGGAAGAAGAAGAAGTTGAAGTGATCGTTATAACAGCAACGAAAAAAAATGAAACTCTACAAGAAGCGCCCATTGCCATCACGGCATTAACCGGGGACTTTATTCAAGATGTGCACCTGAGCAATGTGAAAGAGTTAGTTAAATTTACCCCAGGCGCTACCGGTAACAGTGCCGACAGCTTCCTCGATGCGTTAAGTATTCGTGGTATTCGCACCGAGGATTACGGCTCAGGTGGCGATATGTCTAATGGCCTATTTAAAAATGACCTATATGAAGGACGAACCGGCTCTGCGGTGAGTAGCATGTATGATATGGACCGGGCGGAAATTGTTCGTGGTCCACAAGCCTTCCTGTTTGGACGCAACTCTATTGGCGGAGCGATTAGCTTACACACTAAGCGCGCAGAAATAGGCAGCAGTGAAGGTCATGTAAATCTTGATTTAGGTGAAAATAACCTGATCAGAGTTGATGGCGCTATAAATTTTGATGTCAGTGACAATTTGGCGGTACGTCTTGCTGGTCTATCTCACAATGAAGAAAGTTATATTGATAACCTAGGCCCAGGTGGCGATTTACCCGATAGAGAAATTACCGCATTTCGATTATCCACCACTTACCAACCATCTGATACTTTAGCTATTTATACCATGGTTGAATATGAAGAGCGTAACCAGCCAGGTACTGGTTATCGCGCGGTTGAAGAAGGCGAACATTGGGAGATGTGGGATGAAATCTTTGGCGATCAAGTCAATGGCGGCAATGGTTTAAAAGGTGGCAGTGCTGATGTCGATCTTGATGGTGGTTTTTACCATAAAGGCTACGGCACTATTGATGACGCCGAAGCACTAAACATCCAAATCAGGGTTGAAAAAGAATTCAGCTTTGCCGATTTAACTGTCAGTGCCGGTTACAAAGATCATGACTATTTCTATGCCGAAGATCTTGATGGCGGTCCTTTGCCGATTGAAGACTGGAAGATGGATCAATCCGGTGATTACACGCAACTTGAGGCTCGTCTTAATTCCAATGGTGATGGTAAATTAGGTTGGTACGTTGGTGCATCTTATTATGAAGAGTCACTCGATGTTTATGTTGAGAATAGTTTCAATGAAGATATTTTATGTGATTATTATTACTCTTCTTACTATGATCTCGGTACTTCAGGATGTGATGAACTCTTTAATGACTACTATGGATACGCTGGTACTTATTATGAATTCTCTCATTATCGGGAAGATCATGCCTTGGTTGAATCGGTAATACACGACGGTCAATTTGATGGCTGGGCGGTGTATGCCAACCTTGATTATCAGATAACCGAAACTGTTAATGTTGAATTTGGTGCTCGACATAGCTCAGATTCAAAAGAGTTTTCAATCGATGTGCCAGCGCCGGATAGTTACCTTGGAGCGTGGTGGTACTATGGCTTCACTACTGCTGAGCCGATTAAGGACAGCAAAACATGGACCGACACCGCAGTTAAAGCCCTTGTTAGATGGCGACCGCAAGATGATATGATGTTTTATGCGAGTTATACCGAAGGTTATAAGGCCGGTGGTTTTGCTTCCTTCTCGCTAGGTACAAATGCACTAGGTGAAGATGTGCCATGGCAAACTTACGACCTTACCAATGAATCTGGTTACCCTCTGGAGACTTTTGACCCCGAAACGATTGACTCATATGAGATAGGTTATAAAGATTCATTCTTTGAAGGCAATACTGATATTGCTCTTACCGCGTTTTATTACGACTACGGAGGCTTACAAGTAAACGCTTCAGAGCCCAATACCGGAGCCTCAATTGTTAAAAACGTGGGCTCCACCGAAGCTTATGGCCTTGAGGGTACTATCACCAGTAGTTTAGGTGAATATTGGAAGCTTTATTTAGGGTTAAGCTATCTTGATACCGAAGTTACCGATTTACACGATGTATGTCTTGGACCAACTGGTACTGGCGAACCTGGCTCGGATCATTGTGAAGGAAGAGCGTTGTACTGGGCACCAGAAATTACCGGTGCGGCAGTTCTGGACGGCGCTTACCCTCTTGATAGTGGCGCAGCAATAACTGCCAGCCTTGAAGTCTATTGGGAAGACGAACGTGGCGGTGGTTTTGAGTATCTACCAGAAACAGAACTTGAAGCTACTTATACGGCAGCGGTGCGACTGGGCTATGAATCAGCCTCTAACTGGTGGGTGCAGGCATATGTCGATAATGTCACCGATGAAGAAGGTTATGACAGTGCATACAATGGCGTTGGTGTAGTACCAGCTGTACATTGGTCAGTGTTTAAACCGCGTACCATGGGTGTAAGAATGGGCATGACCTGGGAGTAA
- a CDS encoding helix-turn-helix transcriptional regulator, producing the protein MPSKIYQPISQSFLATFSEQIAALIPATKTPEFVEKLAAMFKLLVPTNNVMIISNPSKNLPVLEYNDLPPESRTSIVSEYVNGTFLLDPFYLAARKHGKQGFFHLKDIAPDGFEDSEYYKSYFKQSGLSDECGYIIQLADEGDKFIIISLGQIEVSETFNDVHLKCMADISPLIDSLVKQHWQNAEHEADAQFDVRQQLETALECFGTSMLTERENQMVQMILHGYSGKAIAERFHISVETVKLHRKNAYAKLDLSTQGELFNLFINSLINIEHYEGGDPLIAYFGSSVAV; encoded by the coding sequence ATGCCGAGTAAAATATATCAGCCAATAAGCCAGTCTTTTCTCGCTACATTTAGTGAACAAATAGCGGCTTTAATTCCTGCGACTAAAACGCCTGAATTTGTTGAAAAACTTGCTGCTATGTTTAAATTGTTGGTGCCTACTAACAATGTAATGATTATTTCCAACCCAAGTAAAAACCTGCCTGTATTGGAATATAATGATCTTCCCCCTGAAAGTCGTACATCTATCGTTAGTGAATATGTTAATGGTACGTTTTTGCTTGATCCATTCTATTTAGCCGCCCGAAAACATGGCAAACAAGGTTTTTTTCATCTAAAAGATATCGCCCCTGATGGATTTGAAGACAGCGAATATTATAAAAGCTACTTTAAACAATCTGGCCTGTCTGATGAATGTGGTTATATAATTCAATTAGCAGATGAAGGTGATAAATTTATCATTATCTCCCTTGGTCAAATTGAAGTATCTGAAACGTTCAATGATGTTCATTTAAAATGTATGGCCGATATTAGCCCACTGATTGACTCGTTAGTTAAGCAACACTGGCAAAATGCAGAGCATGAAGCTGATGCTCAATTTGATGTCCGTCAGCAATTGGAGACGGCCCTTGAATGTTTTGGTACCAGCATGCTAACCGAGCGTGAGAACCAAATGGTACAAATGATCTTGCACGGTTATTCCGGCAAAGCGATTGCCGAGCGTTTTCATATCTCGGTAGAAACCGTTAAATTGCATCGTAAAAATGCTTATGCCAAGCTTGATCTTAGCACTCAAGGTGAGTTGTTTAATTTATTTATTAATTCATTAATTAACATTGAACACTATGAAGGTGGCGACCCCCTTATCGCATATTTTGGCTCAAGCGTAGCCGTTTAA
- a CDS encoding NAD(P)/FAD-dependent oxidoreductase: protein MTAIHTDDYPQSYYFSSVNQRFDYPQLTESIDADVCIIGGGFSGVASALELSERGFKVVVLEAHKIGWGASGRNGGQLIRGIGHDLEVFRNSIGQEGIDAITNMGSESLNIVTERIKKYNIDCDLTMGYCDFANKAKHVKWLEQSYEQLQKNGYPHALRLLDQNEVQQQVVGSATALAGLEDMGSGHLHPLNLCLAEAQVASNLGAQFFADSKVTRIDKGAINTVHTEQGQVQAKDIVLCGNAYIEGLEPKLAGKILPAGSYIIATEPLKPEVYNNILPGNHAVCDQRVALDYFRLSADKRLLFGGMCNYSGRDPKDICDVLYPKMLQVFPELTGIKIDYKWGGKIGIGANRLPQIGRLQSNIYFAQAYSGHGVNVTHMAAKLLAEAISGESNRIEVFNQVKHITFPGGKYLRSPLLALGMLYHKMFD from the coding sequence ATGACAGCAATACACACAGATGACTATCCTCAGTCTTACTACTTTTCTTCAGTCAATCAACGTTTTGATTATCCGCAACTGACTGAATCTATTGATGCCGACGTTTGTATTATTGGTGGTGGTTTTAGTGGCGTTGCCAGTGCGTTAGAGTTATCGGAAAGAGGCTTTAAAGTGGTCGTACTCGAAGCCCATAAAATTGGCTGGGGCGCATCGGGCCGCAATGGCGGGCAATTAATTCGCGGTATCGGTCATGATCTGGAGGTATTTCGTAATTCGATAGGGCAAGAAGGTATTGATGCTATAACCAACATGGGCTCAGAGTCGTTGAATATCGTTACTGAGCGTATTAAAAAATACAATATAGATTGTGATCTTACTATGGGCTACTGTGATTTTGCTAATAAAGCAAAGCATGTTAAATGGCTTGAGCAAAGCTATGAACAGCTACAAAAAAATGGTTATCCACACGCACTACGTTTACTTGACCAAAATGAGGTACAGCAGCAAGTTGTTGGTTCGGCCACGGCATTAGCTGGTCTTGAAGATATGGGCAGCGGTCATCTTCATCCGTTGAATTTATGTTTAGCGGAAGCACAAGTAGCCAGCAATCTTGGTGCGCAATTTTTTGCAGATTCAAAAGTAACAAGAATTGATAAGGGCGCAATCAATACCGTGCATACAGAACAAGGGCAAGTGCAAGCAAAAGACATCGTGCTCTGTGGTAATGCGTATATTGAAGGGTTAGAGCCTAAGCTCGCAGGTAAAATATTACCTGCCGGCAGTTACATTATTGCCACTGAACCGCTGAAACCCGAAGTGTATAACAATATTTTACCCGGCAATCATGCGGTCTGTGATCAGCGGGTGGCGTTGGATTATTTTCGCTTGTCCGCAGATAAACGACTGTTATTTGGCGGTATGTGTAATTACTCAGGACGCGATCCAAAAGATATTTGCGATGTGTTATACCCAAAAATGCTGCAAGTATTTCCAGAGTTAACCGGCATCAAGATTGACTATAAATGGGGTGGTAAAATTGGTATTGGTGCCAATCGACTGCCTCAGATAGGTCGCTTGCAATCTAATATTTACTTTGCCCAAGCCTATTCTGGACATGGTGTAAATGTCACCCATATGGCAGCCAAGTTGTTAGCCGAGGCTATAAGCGGCGAATCTAATCGTATTGAAGTATTCAACCAGGTGAAGCACATCACCTTTCCTGGCGGTAAATATTTACGTTCGCCTTTGCTCGCGTTGGGCATGCTTTATCATAAAATGTTTGATTGA
- a CDS encoding MOSC domain-containing protein — protein MKKLIGKLVAVNLGKKEDDLNKSPCDFLQAELDGFIGDRHRSIQRECWQGDKQQEGSIRRNERQWSATSVEELAEISEKMDLSEPLTADKVSVNLCFAGIPDLSLLAKGSILKFPSGAELMVEEYNPPCVEMGEKLAEIYTTNSGKALTATDFTKAAAFSRGLVGVIEVAGKINAGDEVTVIIYQTPRWITKMKNNR, from the coding sequence ATGAAGAAGTTAATTGGCAAACTCGTCGCAGTTAATCTTGGTAAAAAGGAAGATGATCTAAATAAGAGTCCATGTGATTTTTTGCAAGCAGAGCTCGATGGTTTTATTGGTGACAGGCACCGCTCTATACAAAGAGAGTGTTGGCAGGGGGATAAACAACAAGAAGGTTCAATAAGGAGAAATGAGCGGCAGTGGTCGGCAACCTCGGTTGAAGAGCTGGCTGAAATTTCTGAGAAAATGGATCTTAGTGAGCCGTTAACTGCCGATAAGGTAAGCGTTAATTTATGTTTTGCAGGTATACCTGACTTGTCTTTATTAGCAAAAGGTTCAATTTTAAAGTTTCCTTCCGGCGCCGAATTGATGGTGGAAGAATATAATCCACCGTGTGTTGAAATGGGCGAAAAGTTGGCAGAGATCTATACGACCAATTCAGGTAAGGCATTAACGGCAACCGACTTTACCAAAGCGGCTGCTTTTTCTCGTGGCTTGGTTGGGGTAATTGAAGTTGCCGGTAAAATTAATGCAGGTGATGAAGTAACTGTGATTATCTATCAAACTCCTCGCTGGATCACTAAAATGAAAAATAACCGCTAA
- a CDS encoding MATE family efflux transporter, with protein MHKRLWFAEINKILRLAVPLIIANVAMIGMEVIDTMMAGQASKQDLAGLAIGGNIWLVIEMTLYGIVCAITPRIAKFYGAKNYAEITDETQQGLLLAGMLGIIAMFVMLAIIPFIHLLGATPEVTIIAEGYAEIIAYSLPISGVCWALCGVLEGHGFLRYVVISSLLAVTLNLFLDYVFVFGKFGFPALGGIGCAWTTTIIYWLWGLSAIIYTAKHKQTKLYNIYSKWPGIKLTRWRAILALGLPISLAILAEEGFFSFTALLIAPLGTEPLGAHQITIQVVSLVLMFGLGIGQATSILVAKSIGQSKPRAMHHHMQAGLSMVACFGSLVGILVFVFRADLPNLFTQDPAIAAISMAIMWFAPFYLLFDVLQVWSAQTLRGFEDTKIPMLMQVTSYWLIGFPLGYSLGATDVWGQSYGIYGFWGGFLAGIFLASCLLCTRLYLKATRYISNLIE; from the coding sequence ATGCACAAGCGGTTATGGTTTGCTGAAATTAATAAAATTTTGCGCTTAGCCGTGCCCTTGATCATCGCTAATGTGGCGATGATTGGCATGGAAGTTATCGACACTATGATGGCAGGTCAAGCCAGCAAACAAGATCTTGCTGGCCTTGCTATTGGCGGCAATATTTGGCTGGTAATTGAAATGACCTTATATGGCATCGTTTGTGCCATAACCCCAAGAATAGCCAAATTTTATGGCGCTAAAAACTACGCTGAAATTACCGATGAAACTCAACAAGGTCTACTATTAGCAGGTATGCTGGGTATTATCGCTATGTTTGTTATGCTGGCGATCATACCTTTCATCCACCTCTTAGGTGCTACCCCAGAAGTTACTATTATTGCCGAAGGCTATGCTGAAATAATTGCCTATTCATTACCAATTAGCGGGGTTTGCTGGGCATTGTGCGGCGTATTAGAAGGCCATGGCTTCTTACGCTATGTAGTAATATCAAGTCTGTTAGCGGTTACCCTTAACCTGTTTTTAGATTATGTCTTTGTGTTTGGAAAGTTTGGTTTTCCAGCGCTTGGCGGTATTGGTTGTGCGTGGACAACAACTATCATTTATTGGCTCTGGGGACTGTCGGCAATTATCTATACAGCCAAGCATAAACAAACCAAACTGTATAATATATACAGTAAATGGCCAGGCATTAAACTAACGCGTTGGCGGGCAATTCTGGCATTAGGGCTACCAATTAGCCTGGCTATTTTAGCCGAAGAAGGTTTTTTTAGTTTTACCGCTCTACTTATCGCGCCGCTTGGCACTGAACCGTTAGGTGCGCATCAAATTACCATTCAAGTGGTGTCTTTAGTCTTAATGTTTGGCTTGGGCATAGGCCAGGCAACGTCTATTTTAGTTGCTAAAAGCATCGGCCAGAGCAAGCCTAGGGCTATGCATCACCACATGCAGGCAGGTCTTAGTATGGTTGCATGTTTTGGCTCGTTGGTCGGTATATTGGTATTTGTGTTTCGCGCTGATTTGCCAAATTTATTTACCCAAGACCCGGCGATTGCAGCAATATCTATGGCGATTATGTGGTTTGCTCCGTTTTATTTATTGTTCGATGTTCTACAAGTGTGGTCCGCACAAACACTGCGCGGCTTTGAAGACACAAAAATCCCTATGCTCATGCAAGTAACCTCATACTGGTTAATCGGGTTTCCATTGGGCTATAGCTTGGGAGCTACCGATGTATGGGGACAAAGTTATGGTATTTATGGCTTCTGGGGCGGATTTCTAGCCGGTATTTTCCTCGCCAGTTGCTTACTTTGCACAAGATTGTATTTAAAGGCGACTCGATACATAAGTAATTTGATTGAATAA
- a CDS encoding amidohydrolase, with protein sequence MNKVLAIVALSILLSACTEPVPEAEMSLIDKADLVFFGGDIYTVNEAQPWADSVAIKDGEIVYVGDKAGLKVWVNADTKQRDLKGKMLLPGFIDSHAHPVMGGAYVRSLSLDTFATPKQWQQQVKDYAEQNKDATVLFGYGFLASAFGPEGPNKAMLDEVVADKAVYIMDEGFHGAWANSKAIELLGINKDTPDPVPGFSYYKRDDFGEPTGYLLEDTATAAVKALDIITTESVAKGTADVIDIMNSYGITSVFDAGALDVESLQLNVLKEIVAQDQMSIRLVGAHMVSSVATMDEAVATAAHKKAITKNERFHINMLKIMNDGTIEGKTAGMFEDYQGEPGNKGETVFNQQQMNTMLTAAAAKDIDVHIHALGERAISESLNAIEVARQTYPKSTNRYAICHIQVMADADIERFAKLNVIAQSTPLWSSYDAYGKEFVSDDQFNRYFRFNSLKQAKVKMSFGSDFPASGAGTLGISPIFNMEIGLTRQEVGNPQAPVQPGKDERLDVATLIKGYTLDAAYQLRLENSVGSIEVGKKADLVLLDKNLFAVDSYDIHKVVVLETILEGKTVYGD encoded by the coding sequence ATGAACAAGGTTTTAGCAATTGTTGCACTCTCGATTCTATTGTCTGCCTGTACTGAACCTGTGCCAGAAGCAGAGATGTCTTTAATAGATAAAGCAGATTTAGTGTTTTTCGGGGGCGATATTTATACCGTCAATGAAGCTCAACCATGGGCAGATAGCGTTGCTATAAAAGATGGAGAGATAGTTTATGTTGGCGATAAAGCTGGTTTAAAAGTATGGGTAAATGCTGACACCAAGCAGCGCGACCTTAAAGGAAAAATGTTACTACCAGGTTTTATTGATTCACACGCACACCCAGTAATGGGCGGAGCCTATGTTCGCAGTTTATCGTTGGATACGTTTGCAACGCCAAAACAATGGCAACAGCAAGTTAAAGATTATGCTGAGCAAAATAAAGATGCGACTGTGTTATTTGGTTATGGCTTTCTCGCCAGTGCTTTTGGACCCGAGGGACCAAATAAGGCGATGTTAGATGAAGTTGTTGCCGATAAGGCGGTTTATATTATGGATGAAGGTTTTCACGGTGCCTGGGCAAATAGTAAAGCAATTGAACTTTTGGGCATCAATAAAGACACCCCTGATCCTGTTCCCGGGTTTAGTTATTACAAACGCGATGATTTTGGTGAGCCAACAGGTTATCTACTCGAAGATACTGCAACGGCCGCAGTTAAAGCTTTAGACATTATCACCACCGAAAGCGTGGCAAAAGGCACTGCCGATGTCATCGATATTATGAATAGCTATGGTATCACTTCGGTATTCGATGCCGGTGCATTAGATGTTGAATCATTACAGCTCAATGTCTTAAAAGAAATTGTCGCTCAAGATCAAATGAGTATTCGATTAGTTGGGGCACATATGGTGAGCAGCGTTGCGACTATGGATGAGGCTGTTGCTACGGCGGCACATAAAAAAGCCATCACCAAGAATGAGCGTTTTCATATTAATATGCTGAAAATCATGAACGATGGCACCATTGAAGGTAAAACGGCTGGCATGTTTGAAGATTACCAGGGCGAGCCAGGTAATAAAGGTGAAACCGTGTTTAATCAGCAGCAAATGAATACCATGTTAACGGCCGCGGCGGCCAAAGATATTGATGTTCATATACATGCGTTGGGTGAGCGGGCAATTTCAGAAAGCTTAAACGCCATTGAAGTGGCCAGACAAACCTATCCGAAAAGTACCAATCGTTATGCCATTTGCCATATACAAGTTATGGCTGATGCAGATATTGAACGCTTTGCCAAGCTCAACGTTATTGCTCAAAGTACGCCACTTTGGTCTTCATATGATGCATACGGTAAAGAGTTCGTTAGTGATGATCAATTTAATCGTTATTTTCGTTTTAACAGTTTAAAGCAGGCAAAAGTAAAAATGTCATTCGGTAGCGATTTTCCAGCTTCAGGTGCAGGAACCTTGGGTATCTCGCCAATTTTTAATATGGAAATTGGTTTAACTCGCCAAGAAGTTGGCAATCCTCAGGCGCCAGTGCAACCAGGAAAAGATGAACGTTTAGATGTAGCAACATTAATCAAGGGATACACTTTGGATGCTGCTTATCAATTGCGTTTGGAAAACAGTGTCGGTTCAATTGAAGTGGGCAAAAAAGCCGACTTGGTATTATTAGATAAAAACCTGTTTGCGGTCGACTCGTATGATATTCACAAGGTCGTAGTGCTTGAAACTATTTTAGAGGGCAAGACTGTTTACGGCGATTAA